One window of the Acaryochloris sp. CCMEE 5410 genome contains the following:
- a CDS encoding RNA-binding S4 domain-containing protein: MKLDQFLKFQGVTLTGGQAKHLIQSGFVTVNGELEVRRGRQLNAGDIVTVEDESFEVE; the protein is encoded by the coding sequence ATGAAACTGGATCAATTTCTGAAATTTCAAGGGGTAACCCTGACCGGTGGACAAGCTAAACATCTGATCCAATCTGGATTTGTAACGGTCAATGGAGAGCTTGAAGTCCGCCGTGGACGACAGCTCAATGCGGGTGATATTGTCACCGTCGAAGATGAGTCTTTTGAAGTGGAATAA